The DNA segment ATGAGAGAACTACACAGGTAAGAGTCATATTTAGGGTCAGCACAGCACAGATGATGACTGTCTGTTCCATGgaccatgtatctgagcatgagattTTCACTAAGGGAAATGCATCACAGCCAAAGTGATCAATCATGTTGGAGTCACAAAATTTTAGATTTAAGCCCAGGCTAAGGGGTGGGATTATTACACATAAACCAGCCATCCAAGAACATATGATGAGAATCCTGCAGACTCTGCTGCTCATGATGATCAcataatgcaggggtttgcagatggccacatagcggtcataggacatggccgCCAGCAGGAAAAATTCTGTTACTCCACAGAGGTCGATAAAAAACACTTGGGTGGCACAAGCATTGTAGGTAATGACCTTGTCACCTGTTGCTATGTTATACAAGTATCTGGGGATAATGGCAGTTGTGAATGAGATCtccaagaaagagaaattttttaagaaaaagtacatgggtgttttaaggtgagaatccacAAAAGTGAGTGTGATGATCGTCAGGTTTCCAGCTACATTCAGTGTGTAGGTGAGAAATAGAAAGACGAAAATCAGAACCTGCAGGTCAGGGTCATCTGTCAGTCCCAGCAGAATGAATGTAGTTACTGTACCATTTCTCATCACTGACTTCTAACTTCTCTCCAATCTGTATGGAATATTCAGAGAAGATTTCCCATAGGTTATAGACTACTTTAAGTGTTCAAAAATGTAATGTATTCAAActtatatttcattatatatattatacattttatatttatcctGTACTTAGGATTTTCCCATATGACTAAGTAGATAGCTGAAGAGTTGTAATTTTATGAGTAGCTAAAATGTCCTTTAGCTGTCAAGAATTATTCCCTGTTCAGAGACAAAGTCGATAACCTCGATTTTACATCTTTTCTTGACATTTTGGGTCTTTTCAAAAACAGTGCTAATGTAACTTGGGTTTGCCATACAGAGCCTAGAGCAAACCTTGAGGTCTTTTATCCAAAAAATTTTTGTTGGTGTCTTTTTTAGGTTATGGGTGCTTAATTCTTATAAACAAACTTAAGCCCTGCTGGTCATTTCCACCCCCTCTACACACTCTGTTTTTTCAGAATTAGTAGTTCCTTTAGTATGTTACATTTACTGCTAACAGGTGATGACCGCTTACTCTTTGCCCCTCCATCTGCTGCCAATGAGTTATTTCATCCTGACTGATGCTACACCAGTATGGACTCAAATGTTTCTAATATGAAATCAGTATTTCAAATTTTGAGGACTCCTGACATCAATAATAGAAAGTATTTTCCCCTTTGTACCtagtttgtgttatagtggattcatttatttcttaacaATGTGTTCTTCTCCTACTGCGGCTTGGGCAGAATTGATTATGACTATTTACCTAGTCCATAATGTttccaaaatgagaaaaataactgACACAATCATGGCTTACTCAAAAGTTAGAATCCTCTTAAGAAATTTGCAACTGTCAAGTATTAATATAAAATTGAGCTATAGAATGATTATTTacatatacattcatatatatatatatatatatatatacacacaaatacattaCATATAATTTTTGCCTCGCACTCATCTTTTCCTTCTATCTTTTCTCCTAATCTCTCAGATGATTGTACATCATTGTGAAACTTTACTGAGGCCTTTCACATTTAGCAATTGATAATGCATTAAAGCATTATTTAACCTCAAATTATATCTGTATTTCTCTAATACACTACAACTTATTTTACAATAGATTGACACTAAAGTGTAATTAACTATCTTTCTAACAAATGTTCAAAATGAACACAAGAGTATGCAATGAAATATTGTCACTTCAATTGttatgttattcttttttgagATGAGAAGAATGCAAGGGCACAGTGATATGCGTCTATATACCCCGAAACACTTTGTTTTTAAGTGAGGTTGAATATCTGTCCAAAATTATCCTGATTATATCATATTAAgttatatacacatttatttcaTAACTTATGCATAAAAACCTCCTAGGCAATGACATTTATCTATATAAGAAAATTCATTCTAAAAAAATGACATCTCATAAATATATCTTA comes from the Manis pentadactyla isolate mManPen7 chromosome 10, mManPen7.hap1, whole genome shotgun sequence genome and includes:
- the LOC130679059 gene encoding olfactory receptor 6C2-like; amino-acid sequence: MRNGTVTTFILLGLTDDPDLQVLIFVFLFLTYTLNVAGNLTIITLTFVDSHLKTPMYFFLKNFSFLEISFTTAIIPRYLYNIATGDKVITYNACATQVFFIDLCGVTEFFLLAAMSYDRYVAICKPLHYVIIMSSRVCRILIICSWMAGLCVIIPPLSLGLNLKFCDSNMIDHFGCDAFPLVKISCSDTWSMEQTVIICAVLTLNMTLTCVVLSYASIIKTIFRFPSVQQRKKAFSTCSSHMIVVSITYGSCIFIYMNPTAKEEVTINKVVSLLISSISPTLNPFIYTLRNNQVKKAFKDAMKRTAILSAKENKIF